TGCCGCTAGTATCAGCAGCAGCGCCGCCGCGTGCTTCATCGTGTGCGTGAGCGAGGAAGGGGGGGTGGGGACTGGGGAGTGAGGCCGGGGGTCAAGCCTTGGTCTGCGGGGCTAGATAATAGCAAATGTGTGTTTGTGTGCGACTCGTTAAACTAAGTAACTAGGGAACAAACAAGTTTGGACTTTGGAAGATAAAATATGTGCGCGCGCGTACCCAGGCCGGGGCAGCGGCATCGCATGTGCGATGGAACGGGATCTGTTGTTGCCGCTCTCTCTCACGCCGGATTGGAGGTAGACGAAGCACTTTTTCTGGCGACAAATGCCTGGGCAACTAACCCTTGCTATTTTTTAGCTCTCTTATGCTTTGTTATTGCTTGGGCCAAAATTTAGTATGCCGAGGTCTTTCCGAATCACACTGATTGGAGAGATATCCCGCGGAGCGTCACCTCAGTGGCGACAGGTCAGTAAGATATGCCCGAATCCTTGAATTAAGGAGGTTGATTGATGAGATGTTGTCGTCCCTTTCATGGGATCGAGGGAGTTGTTGGATGTGCTTAGTATTTGTTTTCCCATGATACGTGGGAAAATAAATAATCGCATATAGAGGGTCCATAGATGAGATTTTTCTCCCGTTCGAGGGGTGCAGGTGGTTTGCATTTGATGggcatgttttcttcttttttctgaAATCCAAATTTTGAACAGAAATATATTTTAGACTGAGCGTCTAGATCGCAAACAATTAATTTTGTTGTGTCCTTCGCGTCCATGGCTTTGAAACTAATGAATACTTGAAAAGATAATATCAGTGGCAGTCATAGAACTTGCATCTAATGTTCAGTTTAGTACTAAAATTTGCAAAATACGAAATTGCAGTAACATAACTTGTCTATGCGTGCATATACGGTCACTTCTTCCGTATCCAGCTGTATCTTATGCTCAGTGGCATGTTAGCATGAATgcgccccacatgtcagtggcccGGAGTGGTGAAGCGTTGGGTGAGCCACGCATTGTCTTTTTTGTAGAAAGCGCCCTCGGCTTTTATTTAATTATACGCCTACCAGCACATGGTTCGTGAGAAACAAGAATTAAAAATAGCACCAGGGAATGGCGTTATTGCGAGGGATAGGGTAAGCGATAAGGGAGTGGGAGACTCGGAGTGCGGGAGGCGTCGTTTCCCATTAGAAAATAGTAGTGATCTATAAACAATCTTACATTTCTTTACATACAGAGGTAGTAGCATGTAATTATGAGCGCGAGTGAGGATACATTTTTACAATATTAACAACATTCACCGATAATTGCATTGATTTTGGTTGGAATCAATGTGATAACATGCATCAAAATCGAGCATACCCTACTAGTTaaatttagtattgtagatgttgatacttTCTCAACAGATTTTACCGAAATATGCAAAGCTTGAAGTTTGAAAAATATGTACGCTCGCTTACGTTGATGGAGTATAATAGTATACCAATAGTGAGAGATATTATCCATCGTGGATCTTATCGTCATTGTGGTCATCTAGGCTCACTTCTCTCACGAAACGAGCGGCAAGCTCATGCTCATCCACCCCACCGACGACCTCGATCTTGTGCTCTCTCGGCAGTATGGCGTTGAAGCCGGCGATGAGGTCCGGGCTATCCCGGAACAGGGCTCCCACCCTCGACGCCACCTCTGTGATGCCGATGGCGATCCTGCCATGAAGCCATGCATGAACCCACAGCTCATAATATTAGTTAACCACTTTTTAACCTCCATGGATCCAACCAACCATAAACTATACATATGTATGGATCACTAGGTACGTACCCGTCCCTCCCGTATTCGTCGAATATGATGCGGAGAAACTCGCGGTAGGTGGCCGGGTTCGTGTTCATCACCGCCTTCACGAAGGTCGTCGGCTTCTCTAAACCCGCGGCCTGTTCGTCTGATAGACGGATCCGGTGGCGCTTGGGCAAGAAGGCGTTGAAGCCGGCGATGAGGTAGGGGGTGTCCCGGAACAGCGCCGCCACCGTCGACGCCACCTCGGCGACGCCGATCCTGCA
This genomic interval from Triticum aestivum cultivar Chinese Spring unplaced genomic scaffold, IWGSC CS RefSeq v2.1 scaffold100357, whole genome shotgun sequence contains the following:
- the LOC123176062 gene encoding paired amphipathic helix protein Sin3-like 4 codes for the protein MAPADSHGEFLELEDALRYMKMVKNRHPATYSEFLRVMVDYKRGRIGVAEVASTVAALFRDTPYLIAGFNAFLPKRHRIRLSDEQAAGLEKPTTFVKAVMNTNPATYREFLRIIFDEYGRDGIAIGITEVASRVGALFRDSPDLIAGFNAILPREHKIEVVGGVDEHELAARFVREVSLDDHNDDKIHDG